A segment of the Rhizobium sp. ZPR4 genome:
GCAAGCCCTCGAATATCGCCTTGAGCTCAGCTGCCGAAATTCTGGACGATCTCAGCGACTTCGACGAAGCACTGAAGGTCTCGAATGAGGTGATAACAATGTCGCCGGGAATGCCCGATTTCTATTTCCAACGCGCACGAATTCGCGCAAATGCTAGGAAATATCGGGACGCTATCGACGACTACTATTCCGTCATCGGCCTAACCGACAATATCGCGATGTTAAACAGCGCGGTATTCGAGGGAATCTCGACAAGCTATCGCGAACTTGGCGAATATTGCGAGGCGATTGGACCGCTTCAGCTCTGGGTTTCCACCAATCCCGATCGCAATGATACCGCGGTCGTGCGTGGGATCATCAAGCTGTATGAAACCATGGGAAAATGCACCTCGACCTATGCCACCGGCAGTGATCGATTTCCGACGCAGGGCAAGAATATCATCCTGGCGCGGGTCTCGATCAATGACACGGAAGGGACGTTCATCGTCGACACAGGCGCCAGCTTTGTCGCAGTGAACAAAGCCTTTGCCGCGCGGGCCAAGCTGCCGATCGACGGCAACAACGGAATTTCGCTTCAGACGGCGAACGGCGTTTCCCAAGCCACGCACACAACGGCTGCCACTGTGAAAGTCGGACATGTCCAGGCCAGCGATATCACGACGGTCGTCCTTGATGACAACGCAGCCCTCGGCAACGAAGTTGACGGGCTGCTTGGCCGCTCCTTCCTCTCGCGCTTCGACGTCACCTTCGGCGGCCGGGAATGGCGTATCCAAGCGAAGAATTAAGCCGGATCGTCGGTTGGGCCAGCCCGGGCAGTTTCCGCCGGCGTCTTTAGTAATAGGGCAATAAAAAAGGGCGACCGCCAGGTCGCCCTTTTTGTCTTAAATCAAACCAAACTCAGATCTGAGCGGTACGCGCCTTCGAGGTCGCATCGAGCGCCTTTTGCGTGGCAGCATCGCGATCGTAGACGTCGTTGAAATACTGAATGACGCCATCCTTGTTCGGCCATGCGGTGAAGTAGGCGATGTAGATCGGGAACTTCTGCGGCACCGAAACGCCCTTGTTCTGGCCGGTCGCGATCTGCTTGGCGACGTCGTCGACCGTGGTGTTCAGCACGGCAGCAGCCATTGCGCGCGGATCGGCAAGACGGACGCAGCCATGGCTGAGTGCACGCATATCCTTCTTGAAGAAGCTCTTCTGCGGCGTGTCGTGCATGTAGATCGCGTGCGAGTTCGGGAAGAGGATCTTCAGTTCGCCGAGCGCATTGTCGCTGCTCGGCGGCTGACGAACCGAGATGCTCTTCGTCGAGCCGTACCAGTCGACGCTGGACGATGCGACGGCACGGCCGCCGACTTCAACCTGATAGCCCATGCGGTCGAGATAATTCGGGTCGGCGCGCAGCTTCGGCAGCATCTCGTTGATGATGATCGATTGCGGAACGCCCCAGAACGGGTTGAATTCAACCGTCTGCACCTGATTTTCGAAGAAGAAGGTCTGGTGCTGCTTGCTGCCGACGACGACGCGCATCGACAGCTGTTCCTGGTTGTTGTTGTAGTAATAGACCATGAAGGCCGGCTGGTTGATGAAGACGTAGCGCGGGCCGAGTTCGTCAGGCAGCCAGCGCAGCTGTTCCATGGCGATGACCAGCTTCTGGATCTTCGCGTCGCTGTTCTCGCCGACCATGGCGCGAACGGAGGACGGACCGATGACGCCGTCGGCCGTCAGTCCCTTTTCTCTCTGAAAGTCCTCGACCAGCGACACCAGCTCGGGCGTGTAGCTCGGCGTGCCCAGATAAGCGGCGAAAAGATCGGCGTGAGCCGTCTTCAGCGCGTCAGATCCGC
Coding sequences within it:
- a CDS encoding TIGR02281 family clan AA aspartic protease; the encoded protein is MLVADPDDRNAGRLPSRRGWFAPIVRTLIICAALCAGIWFYIYGDRIVGYVQTETGAGAKPDPALTAVYEHFDIAPLPNIVAGRATMAADLDMLRREHCDWNAVYKFADELQKQGYRREAAKVFIAFSNKCKPSNIALSSAAEILDDLSDFDEALKVSNEVITMSPGMPDFYFQRARIRANARKYRDAIDDYYSVIGLTDNIAMLNSAVFEGISTSYRELGEYCEAIGPLQLWVSTNPDRNDTAVVRGIIKLYETMGKCTSTYATGSDRFPTQGKNIILARVSINDTEGTFIVDTGASFVAVNKAFAARAKLPIDGNNGISLQTANGVSQATHTTAATVKVGHVQASDITTVVLDDNAALGNEVDGLLGRSFLSRFDVTFGGREWRIQAKN